A single window of Anopheles moucheti chromosome 2, idAnoMoucSN_F20_07, whole genome shotgun sequence DNA harbors:
- the LOC128309750 gene encoding myotubularin-related protein 13 → MDNSRNESKMSRLADYFVIVGYDHEKERTGSRSGKIIQRFPEKDWPDTPFIEGIELFCQPQGWSLSTNRQEPQFFVSVLTDMDGNRHYCACLCFNETIAITPSKPIDEEEEDDNLSPSGGGTGGGVLANSGPPSITHHSIMYAPKCLVIVSRLEYIEAFRNCLGTIYTVYLESLKFQLHYLIGSILGCIQVPPPGGPPVRFSIGAGDKQILQPPISNTLPVTGSCVSLLFHQLGIKNVMLLFCAVMTEHKILFHSTSYTRLTDSCRALTALMYPFRYSLVYIPILPASLLEVLTMPTTFIMGIHSSLRSEISEILDVIVADLDGGSIHIPESLVPPIARLPASLWDSTEHALRMVLHPELALADLAFPAGSNAHGPGLNNNINQSMALAPVGGTNGYSFREQKNDIMLDKEIRAVFMRLFAQLLQGYRSYLTLIRINPKPIIQFHRAGFLGARELVDCEFLSRVLDSMFFTGFVTERGPPWRACDAWDELYSTMNDLLKSESLDASLVLGHIQDLAKQLYTNEYPNQQSFQQKILRPPDGAFARIHQPPMPLIDAQEVQNVINDGLQANDLQSRMQPVRVKLRIVPMGPYLKPAPQESRPIVNNSARKLEVLRNCISCIFDNKITEARKSFPAVLRILKQREARLTMCRELAKIGQGNKQLDHQQFDLVIKLMNRALQDDSAKDEYGVAAALLPLSSLFCRKLCTGVIQFAYTCIQDHPVWKSQQFWEDAYYQEVQTAIKELYLPLANWPKPSGVGGSATVGFADSSALLSQSISRDKLDRASMLTRAQEPSALEIAADQMGKWATMDSVTQKELTNKEESTLYSHAIHYAYRMVYLLIPQDVGGAVGRVQRDKDGRHLEDDTSVSNSVIESRSHNSDHNSDEGFEEHDPGETGSAVTKMVCKFIDRVCTEGNVTAEHVRNLHQMVPGTIQMHIETLEAVAREAKRIPPIQKPKLQYPVLLQDEKIIGELRAYLLADGREDKEGGSSGTMLPAEGAIFLTNYRVVFRGSPCDSYSCEQSVVRAFPISSLTKEKRLTVIYLQHLEQVLPEGMQLRSCTFQLIKVAFDEEVPQEQVDAFRKAVHKIRHPEDEFGHFAFATHGLAHPALLPGHKVKEKNATLKDFAKKTLLRTAKKAGFKQKTGATKRKYILPGAVDYDDAYASGGLLGMGGPGGGNSSGGGGGGMNENNNNNDDDDVSDDGTDTLPRVHVKDVERLKERSYVRDWLRLGLGDVQTTGYRISPVNSNYSICRTYPAMIVCPKEVSDDSLRCMARCYKQHRIPVATWRHRNGATLLRGAVPQAKGVMGMLKGHPGSANTSTDSTSFQEQDRYFVQVIKMTPHTRTIRHQAWGGLSDSNISLDSLALVANNPMTRSDISTLTPDVGRKQQHHSHHDGGGNGGGLNSTGGGGLYSINNSSFSSFSAMRSNIGKSNKWTSLKPNRNSSTAVGGGPDSTSLRDVNHWERDGPGGHHHHHLHHGGNGGGAGQSGQQAHYAFQRVPLYFLGEKSQSKSAKLSEMYAEFIPVDYTDVRHSRTAFKKLMRACLPSCDTNEPDQTFAKLVEQSDWLQQIRGLLQLSGAVVDLMDLQESSVTLALEDGWDVSAQISSLAQLCLDPYYRTIEGFRVLIEKEWLAFGHRFGHRSNLKPNSSSGSPFAPTFLQFLDAVHQIQLQFPLAFEFNEFYLRFLAYHHVSCRFRTFLFDCELERVDFGITAIDDKRGSLNSHHKHVVEALTISDDDNLIYHGMGGGSGGNGVPGGVGSSGGPMGSSSNSSGVIGGGRNTNTQKFGPSLFDYIERQHAKSPMFYNFMYTPDPERTVLRPQSSISVLEIWSYYLGEELAQGPPYDPELVGSDNMEDDCDYMYSTTTGGNGGAGNAGSLSSTGGPSGALMLRQPRRRVVTVNYDSLSRYEADAFTKLLDELKTAEAERGLLPQKWRQVWDKLEPPHSDSLTRHASFSSALVRSHGRLLHKRSTLEILMRGRQAGFHQENFLHPHRFEKHVYSAPVNCNHCGNVLWGPLLNGLRCVDCGNTYHEKCAESVPKNCTKYKAVEGGNQPTLARTQGDNNSVTSSVNTTNTNSQHYYEQYDSKVADDRTHEGYLYKRGAILKNWKQRWFVLDSHKHQLRYYDTMDDCSCKGYIELAEVQSVAQAPPQTAPAPSKKVDDRAFFDLKTSRRTYNFYAQEASSAQEWIEKIQACLQ, encoded by the exons ATGGATAATTCGCGCAATGAATCGAAAATGTCACGGCTTGCCGACTACTTCGTCATCGTGGGATACGATCATGAGAAAGAGC GAACTGGATCAAGAAGtggtaaaattattcaaaGATTTCCTGAAAAAGACTGGCCCGATACACCTTTCATAGAGGGAATAGAACTG TTCTGCCAACCGCAAGGATGGTCCCTTTCTACCAACCGACAGGAGCCACAgtttttcgtttcggttcTCACCGACATGGACGGCAATCGGCATTATTGTGCGTGTCTTTGCTTCAACGAAACCATCGCCATCACACCGAGCAAACCGATCGACGAAGAGGAAGAGGACGACAATCTATCACCGTCGGGCGGTGGAACGGGTGGTGGCGTACTGGCAAACAGTGGGCCACCATCGATCACCCACCACAGCATTATGTATGCACCGAAATGTCTCGTGATCGTGTCCCGATTGGAGTACATAGAAGCGTTCCGCAATTGTCTCGGCACGATCTACACGGTGTACTTGGAGAGCCTCAAATTTCAGCTGCACTATTTGATCGGTAGCATCCTTGGCTGTATACAGGTACCACCGCCCGGTGGACCTCCGGTGCGTTTTTCGATCGGTGCGGGCGATAAACAGATCCTGCAGCCACCGATTTCAAACACATTGCCCGTGACGGGTTCCTGCGTCAGCTTGCTGTTCCATCAGCTGGGTATTAAGAACGtaatgttgctgttttgtgccGTCATGACCGAGCACAAGATCCTGTTTCACTCGACCAGCTACACGCGCCTAACGGACAGCTGTCGGGCATTGACGGCGCTAATGTATCCCTTCCGGTATAGTCTTGTCTACATTCCGATACTGCCTGCATCGCTGCTGGAAGTACTTACCATGCCGACAACGTTTATCATGGGCATCCACAGTTCGCTTCGGTCGGAAATAAGCGAAATATTGGATGTGATCGTTGCCGATCTCGATGGAGGATCAATACACATTCCCGAGTCACTCGTACCACCAATCGCGCGGTTACCGGCTTCGCTTTGGGACTCAACCGAACATGCTCTACGGATGGTTTTGCATCCGGAACTAGCATTGGCTGATCTCGCCTTTCCGGCCGGTAGCAATGCTCACGGTCCTGGGcttaacaacaacatcaaccagAGTATGGCCCTGGCGCCGGTGGGCGGTACAAATGGGTACAGTTTTCGCGAGCAAAAGAACGACATAATGCTTGATAAGGAAATAAGAGCAGTTTTCATGAGACTTTTCGCGCAACTGCTGCAGGGCTATCGATCCTACCTCACGCTGATTCGGATTAACCCCAAGCCGATCATCCAGTTTCATCGAGCCGGTTTCCTCGGGGCGCGGGAACTAGTTGATTGTGAGTTTTTGTCGCGTGTGTTGGACAGTATGTTCTTTACCGGGTTTGTGACGGAACGTGGCCCACCGTGGCGTGCGTGCGACGCATGGGACGAGCTGTACAGCACAATGAACGATCTACTGAAATCCGAATCGCTGGACGCTTCGCTGGTGCTGGGTCACATACAGGATCTGGCAAAACAGCTGTATACCAACGAATACCCGAATCAGCAATCGTTTCAGCAGAAAATTTTGCGCCCTCCGGATGGTGCTTTTGCTAGAATTCATCAACCACCGATGCCGCTGATTGACGCGCAGGAAGTGCAAAATGTTATCAACGATGGGCTGCAGGCGAACGATTTGCAGTCCCGTATGCAACCGGTTCGGGTTAAGCTGCGTATCGTACCGATGGGACCGTATTTGAAACCAGCCCCACAAGAATCACGCCCCATCGTGAATAATAGTGCACGCAAACTGGAGGTGCTGCGAAACTGTATCAGTTGCATCTTCGACAATAAGATAACGGAGGCACGCAAAAGCTTCCCAGCGGTGCTGCGTATACTAAAGCAGCGCGAAGCTCGGCTTACTATGTGCCGCGAACTGGCAAAGATCGGACAGGGCAACAAGCAACTCGATCACCAGCAGTTTGATCTCGTAATTAAGCTGATGAACCGTGCGCTACAAGATGATTCGGCGAAGGACGAGTATGGCGTGGCGGCCGCATTGCTTCCGCTGTCGTCTCTGTTTTGTCGCAAGCTCTGTACGGGCGTGATTCAGTTTGCGTACACCTGCATCCAAGATCATCCGGTGTGGAAGTCTCAGCAGTTTTGGGAGGATGCGTATTACCAAGAGGTTCAGACGGCGATTAAAGAACTGTATCTACCGCTTGCAAACTGGCCAAAACCGAGCGGTGTCGGTGGAAGTGCGACGGTTGGATTTGCGGACAGCAGCGCGCTACTTTCACAATCCATTTCGCGCGATAAACTCGACCGTGCTTCGATGCTTACGCGGGCTCAAGAACCGTCGGCGCTGGAGATAGCGGCCGATCAGATGGGTAAGTGGGCTACGATGGATTCGGTTACGCAGAAGGAACTTACCAACAAGGAGGAAAGTACGCTGTACAGCCATGCCATTCACTACGCTTACCGGATGGTGTACCTATTAATCCCACAAGACGTTGGTGGTGCCGTGGGTCGGGTGCAACGTGACAAGGATGGTCGCCATCTCGAGGACGATACGAGCGTGTCGAATAGCGTGATCGAATCGCGCAGCCACAACAGCGACCACAACAGCGACGAAGGTTTCGAAGAGCATGATCCCGGTGAAACGGGCAGTGCGGTTACGAAGATGGTGTGCAAGTTCATCGATCGCGTTTGCACCGAAGGTAACGTGACTGCGGAGCACGTGCGCAATCTACATCAGATGGTACCCGGTACGATACAGATGCACATCGAGACGCTCGAGGCGGTTGCACGCGAAGCGAAGCGTATACCGCCGATCCAGAAACCGAAGCTGCAGTATCCGGTCTTGCTGCAGGATGAAAAGATCATTGGTGAGCTGCGGGCGTATTTGTTGGCGGACGGGCGGGAAGATAAGGAAGGAGGTAGCAGTGGCACGATGCTCCCGGCTGAGGGAGCTATATTCCTAACCAACTACCGTGTGGTGTTCCGAGGATCGCCGTGCGATTCGTATTCTTGCGAGCAGAGCGTAGTCCGTGCGTTTCCCATTTCATCGcttacaaaagaaaaacggctGACGGTGATATACCTGCAGCATCTCGAGCAGGTGCTGCCAGAAGGAATGCAGCTGAGATCTTGCACCTTCCAGCTAATTAAAGTCGCCTTCGATGAGGAAGTGCCGCAGGAACAGGTGGACGCATTTCGGAAAGCCGTTCATAAGATACGTCACCCGGAGGACGAGTTTGGGCATTTTGCGTTTGCCACGCACGGTTTGGCCCATCCCGCCCTTTTGCCGGGTCATAAAGTGAAGGAGAAAAATGCCACACTGAAGGACTTTGCGAAGAAAACGCTATTGCGTACGGCAAAGAAGGCAGGTTTCAAGCAAAAGACGGGCGCTACGAAACGGAAATATATACTGCCCGGTGCGGTCGATTATGATGATGCATACGCTAGTGGTGGGCTGCTAGGTATGGGTGGACCAGGTGGAGGCAACAGTTCCggcggaggtggtggtggaatgaacgagaacaacaacaacaacgacgatgatgacgtctCCGACGATGGTACGGATACGCTGCCACGTGTTCACGTGAAGGATGTGGAGCGGTTGAAAGAGCGAAGTTATGTTCGTGACTGGTTACGGTTGGGGCTGGGCGATGTGCAGACGACAGGGTATCGTATTTCGCCCGTAAACAGCAACTACAGTATCTGCCGAACGTACCCGGCGATGATAGTTTGCCCGAAGGAGGTGTCGGATGATTCGCTTCGATGTATGGCACGATGCTACAAACAGCACCGGATACCGGTGGCGACGTGGCGACATCGTAATGGggccacgctgctgcgtggtGCCGTACCGCAAGCAAAGGGCGTGATGGGGATGCTAAAAGGCCATCCAGGGTCAGCGAATACCTCCACTGATAGTACGAGCTTCCAGGAGCAAGATCGATACTTCGTTCAGGTGATCAAAATGACACCACATACGCGCACGATTCGGCATCAAGCGTGGGGTGGACTGTCTGATTCCAATATCTCGCTCGATTCGCTCGCCCTGGTTGCGAACAATCCGATGACGCGCTCGGATATCTCCACCCTAACGCCTGATGTTGGCCGTAAGCAACAGCATCACTCGCACcatgatggtggtggaaatGGCGGTGGTCTAAATTCCACTGGCGGTGGAGGTCTGTATTCCATCAACAATTCTTCATTCTCGAGTTTCAGTGCGATGCGATCGAATATAGGGAAGTCGAACAAATGGACTTCGTTGAAACCAAACCGCAACTCATCGACAGCGGTAGGAGGTGGTCCCGATTCCACTAGCTTGCGGGATGTGAATCATTGGGAGCGCGACGGTCCCGGcggccatcaccatcaccatctgcATCACGGTggcaatggtggtggtgctgggcAATCCGGGCAACAGGCACATTACGCATTCCAGCGCGTACCGCTCTACTTTCTGGGCGAGAAATCGCAATCCAAATCGGCGAAGTTATCGGAAATGTATGCAGAATTCATTCCGGTCGATTACACTGACGTGCGACATTCGCGAACCGCCTTCAAGAAACTAATGCGAGCCTGTCTACCGTCATGTGATACGAACGAGCCGGATCAAACGTTCGCCAAGCTGGTTGAACAGTCGGATTGGTTGCAACAAATTCGTGGTTTGCTACAGTTATCGGGAGCCGTTGTTGATCTGATGGATTTACAGGAATCTAGCGTAACACTGGCGCTCGAAGACGGTTGGGACGTATCGGCGCAAATATCATCCCTAGCGCAGCTGTGTCTCGATCCGTACTACCGCACGATTGAGGGCTTCCGAGTGTTGATCGAGAAGGAATGGCTTGCGTTCGGCCACAGGTTTGGACACCGGAGCAATCTGAAGCCGAATTCAAGCTCCGGTTCACCGTTTGCACCAACGTTTTTGCAGTTTCTGGATGCGGTTCATCAGATACAGCTTCAATTTCCTCTCGCATTCGAGTTCAATGAGTTCTACTTACGGTTTCTGGCGTACCATCATGTGTCTTGCCGGTTTCGAACTTTCCTGTTCGATTGTGAGCTGGAAAGGGTTGATTTTGGCATAACGGCAATTGACGATAAGCGCGGCTCGCTCAACTCGCACCACAAACACGTTGTAGAAGCGCTCACGATTTCCGATGACGATAATCTAATCTATCACGGCATGGGTGGAGGAAGCGGTGGTAACGGCGTTCCGGGCGGTGTTGGAAGTAGCGGCGGCCCCATGGGATCTTCGTCGAACAGTAGCGGAGTAATTGGGGGTGGtagaaacacaaacacgcaaaaGTTTGGCCCCTCGCTCTTTGACTACATTGAGCGGCAGCACGCGAAATCCCCAATGTTCTACAATTTTATGTACACGCCCGATCCGGAACGCACAGTGCTGCGGCCGCAGAGTTCCATTTCGGTGTTGGAGATTTGGTCGTACTATCTCGGCGAGGAACTCGCCCAAGGACCACCGTACGATCCCGAGCTAGTCGGTAGTGATAATATGGAGGACGACTGTGATTACATGTATTCGACAACAACCGGTGGCAATGGTGGTGCGGGCAATGCTGGAAGTCTGAGCAGTACCGGTGGCCCGTCAGGTGCTCTAATGCTACGACAGCCAAGGCGGCGTGTTGTGACCGTTAATTACGATAGTTTGAGCCGTTACGAAGCGGACGCGTTCACCAAGTTGCTGGATGAGTTGAAAACGGCCGAAGCAGAGCGGGGCTTATTGCCGCAAAAGTGGCGCCAGGTGTGGGATAAACTGGAACCACCGCACTCAGATTCCCTGACCCGGCATGCGTCGTTCAGCAGTGCTTTGGTCCGTTCGCATGGTCGATTGTTACACAAAAG ATCCACGCTGGAAATACTAATGCGCGGTCGACAGGCTGGATTTCATCAGGAGAACTTCCTCCATCCACATCGCTTTGAAAAGCACGTTTATTCGGCACCGGTCAATTGCAATCACTGTGGTAACGTTCTCTGGGGTCCTCTGCTGAATGGTTTAAG ATGCGTTGATTGTGGAAACACCTATCACGAGAAGTGTGCGGAATCGGTACCGAAGAATTGTACCAAATACAAAGCAGTCGAAGGTGGCAATCAACCGACGCTGGCTCGAACGCAGGGGGACAATAATAGTGTAACGTCTAGTGTTAACACAACAAATACCAACAGTCAGCATTATTACGAACAGTATGATAGCAAGGTTGCTGACGATCGTACACACGAAGG CTACCTGTACAAACGCGGCGCGATCTTAAAGAACTGGAAGCAACGCTGGTTTGTGCTGGACTCGCACAAGCATCAGTTGCGGTACTACGACACGATGGATGATTGCAGCTGCAAGGGTTACATTG AACTGGCGGAAGTACAATCGGTCGCGCAAGCACCTCCTCAAACTGCACCAGCTCCTTCGAAAAAGGTTGATGATCGAGCATTTTTCGAT CTCAAAACTAGCCGACGAACGTATAATTTCTACGCCCAGGAAGCATCCAGTGCGCAGGAATGGATCGAGAAAATCCAGGCTTGTCTGCAGTAG
- the LOC128310071 gene encoding NADH dehydrogenase [ubiquinone] 1 alpha subcomplex subunit 2 isoform X2 translates to MRLTLLRFARLNPSVKELRLHLCQTGEESKGVRDFVNTRYVQLKRDNPSLPILVRECSGVQPRVWARYGKLGKEKSVTLTNATAEDVSKHIEQLGKAQ, encoded by the exons ATGAGGCTGACTTTGCTTCGCTTTGCGCGGCTCAACCCGTCAGTCAAGGAGCTCCGGCTACACCTCTGCCAGACTGGCGAAGAATCAAAGGGTGTACG TGATTTCGTCAACACTCGCTATGTACAATTGAAGCGGGATAATCCCTCACTACCGATATTGGTTCGTGAGTGCAGCGGTGTACAACCAAGAGTCTGGGCCCGTTACGGTA AactgggaaaagaaaaatctgTAACACTAACAAACGCTACTGCTGAGGACGTCTCGAAGCATATCGAACAGCTGGGCAAGGCGCAATAG
- the LOC128310071 gene encoding NADH dehydrogenase [ubiquinone] 1 alpha subcomplex subunit 2 isoform X1, which translates to MRLTLLRFARLNPSVKELRLHLCQTGEESKGVRDFVNTRYVQLKRDNPSLPILVRECSGVQPRVWARYELGKEKSVTLTNATAEDVSKHIEQLGKAQ; encoded by the exons ATGAGGCTGACTTTGCTTCGCTTTGCGCGGCTCAACCCGTCAGTCAAGGAGCTCCGGCTACACCTCTGCCAGACTGGCGAAGAATCAAAGGGTGTACG TGATTTCGTCAACACTCGCTATGTACAATTGAAGCGGGATAATCCCTCACTACCGATATTGGTTCGTGAGTGCAGCGGTGTACAACCAAGAGTCTGGGCCCGTTACG AactgggaaaagaaaaatctgTAACACTAACAAACGCTACTGCTGAGGACGTCTCGAAGCATATCGAACAGCTGGGCAAGGCGCAATAG
- the LOC128310063 gene encoding serine/arginine repetitive matrix protein 1 has protein sequence MSVRRRDLSPPPGRGPGGGGGGGPLGGSSKLRMDRNPSRAKITDPSHPAGKRKEIDNVMKKARAFPNETWDKKLLEAEEKDPNRWRHTGYKKLYIEDDPSSSDSDRGPGGGGGGTGGGRYGNGRRSRSPRSPRPTHRRSPSPMQAMRKRHISPLSPVPMRRRSPSPSPINRKPPPPELKRRPRSPSPRMRRKSPMGMMRRPMSPGEMRRRPSPPGMGPDSPRRVPRRMSPHLGPPPSKGGRLPPPVPRSKRPPSPPPRMSRSASMSSCSDDSCSGCSVDDHRRRRRRPSRARSPPHNNGPKGFRREGLAGNHDSRMRPMSPPPVDPRRKHLPPPEPLPKGHRVLEKTSRDHRPSRSGPQPPSEQRTRRPQTPDSDRALSPPKRSKHASKSSSTVPAPEETRPSKVRASKQQAAPSSDVAGSNGHDAASRPSSAQTAPTAAASSSSTTHKKHHKDKSADKLRARVKIEGEPKRRSRPRSPSSGSEESSSSESSLPRFTATTRMTLSERFGKMAQWSVDRSNMENMRITKNSSGGDLKVMIEEELEAPPTRYTYSPAPAGHFPEELMTTGPSGLSSWDDVRVRYEYYKGRGYLRDLDLQDYIKWEEWWYKYQEWLKQERYYELWERSQMNRRRKKIPIAQRLN, from the exons ATGTCAGTACGTCGGCGTGATTTAAGTCCTCCCCCGGGGCGCGGTCCGGGAGGTGGAGGCGGCGGTGGTCCGCTCGGTGGCAGCAGCAAACTTCGTATGGATCGGAATCCCAGCCGGGCCAAGATTACTG ATCCAAGCCATCCTGCAGGCAAGCGGAAAGAGATCGATAACGTCATGAAGAAGGCCCGTGCCTTTCCGAATGAAACGTGGGATAAAAAGCTTTTGGAAGCGGAAGAAAAGGATCCCAACCGTTGGCGCCATACAGGCTacaaaaaattatatattGAGGATGATCCCAGCAGCTCAGATTCAGACCGTGGtccaggtggtggtggtggtggtaccggTGGTGGTCGTTATGGCAACGGTAGACGCAGTAGATCGCCGCGATCACCACGTCCGACTCATCGACGCTCACCGTCACCGATGCAAGCAATGCGCAAACGCCATATATCGCCGCTATCACCCGTCCCGATGCGTCGTCGGTCTCCATCTCCGTCACCGATCAATCgtaaaccaccaccacctgaaCTGAAACGACGACCCCGATCGCCCTCACCAAGAATGCGCCGCAAATCACCAATGGGGATGATGCGACGCCCTATGTCGCCAGGCGAAATGCGACGGCGTCCATCACCGCCCGGTATGGGGCCGGATTCACCACGCAGAGTACCTCGCCGTATGTCACCACATCTGGGTCCTCCGCCGTCGAAGGGAGGACGGCTGCCACCACCGGTACCACGTTCGAAGCGACCTCCTTCGCCACCACCAAGG ATGAGCCGTTCGGCCTCCATGAGTAGCTGTTCCGATGATTCCTGTTCCGGTTGTTCGGTTGACGATCACCGTCGTCGCCGCCGTCGTCCTTCAAg GGCTCGATCACCACCGCACAATAACGGTCCAAAAGGATTCCGCCGGGAGGGCCTCGCGGGGAATCATGATAGCCGTATGCGTCCGATGAGTCCACCGCCAGTGGATCCACGCCGTAAGCATCTGCCACCGCCCGAACCGCTACCGAAAGGGCATCGCGTTTTAGAAAAA ACTTCACGTGAtcatcgtccatcacgatCGGGCCCACAACCGCCTTCCGAGCAACGCACAAGGCGTCCACAAACACCGGATTCCGATCGCGCTTTATCACCTCCGAAGCGTTCAAAGCATGCAAGCAAATCGTCTAGCACTGTCCCAGCGCCGGAAGAAACGCGACCATCGAAGGTCCGTGCATCGAAACAACAGGCAGCTCCGTCATCTGATGTGGCTGGCTCAAATGGGCACGATGCTGCATCCCGGCCGTCATCTGCCCAGACGGctccgacagcagcagcaagctcCTCGAGCACGACCCACAAAAAACATCATAAAGACAAGAGTGCAGATAAACTGCGCGCCCGTGTGAAAATTGAAGGCGAGCCGAAACGTCGTTCCCGACCACGCTCTCCGTCAAGCGGTTCGGAGGAATCGAGCAGTAGCGAAAGTTCCCTTCCACGTTTTACGGCCACCACTCGCATGACCCTTTCGGAGCGCTTTGGTAAAATGGCCCAGTGGagtgtcgatcgatcgaatatGGAAAATATGCGCATCACGAAGAACTCGTCCGGCGGGGATCTGAAAGTGATGATCGAAGAGGAACTTGAAGCACCACCGACACGATACAC CTATTCGCCAGCCCCGGCCGGACACTTCCCCGAAGAGTTGATGACTACTGGGCCGAGTGGTTTGTCATCGTGGGATGACGTACGGGTACGATACGAGTACTACAAGGGACGCGGGTATTTGCGGGATCTCGATTTGCAAGATTACATCAAGTGGGAGGAGTGGTGGTACAAGTACCAAGAATGGCTCAAACAAGAACGATACTACGAGCTGTGGGAACGTTCGCAAATGAACCGCCGTCGTAAGAAGATTCCCATTGCGCAGCGGCTAAACTAA